From a region of the Arachis ipaensis cultivar K30076 chromosome B09, Araip1.1, whole genome shotgun sequence genome:
- the LOC107616037 gene encoding putative uncharacterized protein DDB_G0286901, which translates to MEGEPLYEAWERYKALMRRCPPDMFSDWVKLQNFYEGLTLEARKGLGYSSGGSLNMMKTAEEAQDLIEIVANNQYYYSSERHHNSTPKKGVMELEGVDAILAQNKLMHQQIQQQMEIMAKRIDGLQVASVSTTSQPSIEWGHGEVGNVEQQQEQVQYMQNASNSSQNEFHGDTYNSSWRNHPNLKWGENQNQWQKNNNSNHSRNTNNQNYSSNNTNQYKKPQNTYQPPHNNSQSHQNNFSTPLFNSQNAHLNALNNFQQQQSHPIIPPIDHHETRISSLEAALQALTQNTQSLAQTTQCLAKGQETLIKG; encoded by the coding sequence ATGGAAGGGGAACCATtgtatgaagcctgggaaagatacaaggctTTAATGAGAAGATGTCCGCCTGACATGTTTAGTGATTGGGTCAAactccaaaacttctatgaaggcttgacttTGGAAGCAAGGAAAGGATTAGGCTACTCATCAGGAGGATCACTCAATATGATGAAGACTGCTGAGGAGGCTCAAGACCTCATTGAGATTGTTGCAAACAATCAATACTACTACTCATCAGAGAGGCATCATAACTCAACCCCAAAGAAAGGTGTGATGGAGCTTGAAGGTGTTGATGCTATATTGGCACAGAACAAATTGATGCACCAACAGATCcaacagcaaatggaaataatgGCGAAGAGAATAGATGGCCTCCAAGTAGCTTCAGTGAGCACAACAAGTcaaccttcaattgaatggggccACGGTGAAGTAGGAAATGTTGAGCAGCAACAAGAACAAGTTCAATACATGCAGAATGCTTCAAATTCTTCTCAGAATGAATTCCATGGTGACACATACAACTCATCCTGGAGGAATCACCCCAACCTGAAGTGGGGTGAGAATCAAAATCAGTGGCAAAAGAACAACAACTCCAACCACTCccgcaacacaaacaaccaaaatTATTCATCTAACAACACTAACcaatacaagaaaccacaaaacacatatcaaCCACCCCACAATAATTCACAAAGTCACCAAAATAACTTTTCCACACCACTATTCAACTCACAAAATGCCCACCTCAATGCCCTAAacaacttccagcaacaacaatcaCACCCTATCATACCACCAATTGATCATCATGAAACTAGGATCTCAAGTCTTGAAGCAGCCTTGCAAGCCCTTACCCAAAACACACAGTCACTTGCCCAGACCACTCAATGTTTAGCCAAGGGGCAAGAGACTTTGATTAAAGGATAA